In Carettochelys insculpta isolate YL-2023 chromosome 21, ASM3395843v1, whole genome shotgun sequence, a single genomic region encodes these proteins:
- the CARD9 gene encoding caspase recruitment domain-containing protein 9 — translation MSEQEDDEMCWNNLDNFRVKLISVIDPSRITPYLRQCKVINHDDEEQVLNDPNLVIRKRKVGVLLDILQRTGRKGFEAFLESLELYYPHLYEKITGKEPSRVFSMIIDTAGESGLSQLLMNEIMKLQNTVQEERRKAQELNMWLHAKEDAIKEMRVKDSMLRKHQERAQKMKEERDNLAAELRKCKDENYELAMSYARQSEEKNAALMKNRDLQLEIDRLQHSLMKAEDDCKLERRHTTKLEHAIEQRPSHEAVWEMQREKELLLAKNQELENTLQEGNFEQNSLYIQTLEADRRWALEEHQELVNMIYSLRKELQKAEDLRDKHMEEKEVLELQCMCLRKDSRMYKDRIEAILKKIKEVAAERDQALLTREQFHLQYSKSLVEKDAYRKEIQELGERCDEMQLQLFQKESQLLAAEAKLKRLHLELPTLISDPDEASPRSSQELSLPGTLGEDAPPADQKDCSEDRDRQFSSLESIQHLQSSNEGGPPNGELAEKERRRMKDSFEHYRRKRALRRVQKDRHHEVDWENTTGSDNTDTEGS, via the exons ATGTCGGAGCAGGAGGACGATGAGATGTGCTGGAATAATTTGGACAACTTCCGGGTGAAGTTGATCTCGGTGATAGACCCCTCCAGAATAACCCCTTATCTCCGCCAGTGCAAAGTGATTAACCATGATGATGAAGAGCAAGTCCTTAATGACCCCAACCTGGTCATCCGGAAGCGGAAAGTAG GTGTGCTCCTGGATATTCTTCAGAGGACAGGCCGGAAAGGGTTCGAGGCCTTTCTGGAGAGCCTCGAGCTTTACTACCCACACTTGTACGAGAAAATAACCGGCAAGGAGCCCAGCAGGGTCTTTTCCATGATTATAG ACACTGCAGGGGAGTCTGGCCTGAGCCAGCTCCTGATGAATGAGATCATGAAGCTGCAGAACACCGTGCAGGAGGAGAGGAGGAAAGCCCAGGAGCTCAACATGTGGCTCCACGCCAAGGAGGATGCCATCAAGGAGATGCGGGTGAAGGACAGCATGCTGCGGAAGCACCAGGAGAGGGCCCAGAAGATGAAGGAGGAGAGGGACaacctggctgcagagctgcgGAAATGCAAGGACGAGAACTATGAGCTGGCCATGAGCTACGCCAGGCAGAGTGAGGAGAAGAACGCAGCCCTCATGAAGAACCGGGACCTGCAGCTAGAG ATTGACCGCCTGCAGCACAGCCTGATGAAAGCCGAGGACGACTGCAAGCTGGAGAGGAGGCACACGACGAAGCTGGAACACGCCATCGAGCAGCGGCCCAGCCACGAGGCGGTGTGGGAGATGCAGCGggagaaggagctgctgctggccaagaACCAAGAGCTGGAGAACACTCTGCAG GAAGGGAACTTCGAGCAGAACAGCCTGTACATCCAGACTCTGGAGGCTGATCGGAGATGGGCGCTGGAGGAGCATCAGGAGCTGGTGAACATGATCTACAGCCTGCGCAAGGAGCTCCAGAAAGCAGAAGATCTCCGGGACAAA CACatggaggagaaggaggtgctggagctgcagtgcatgtgcctGCGGAAGGACTCCCGGATGTACAAGGATCGCATCGAGGCCATCTTGAAGAAGATCAAGGAAGTGGCAGCAGAGCGAGACCAG GCGCTGCTGACCCGAGAACAGTTCCACCTGCAATACTCCAAGAGCCTAGTTGAAAAAGACGCCTACCGCAAAGAaatccaggagctgggggagaggtgtgatGAGATGCAGCTGCAGCTGTTCCAGAAGGAGAGCCAGTTACTAGCCGCTGAGGCCAAGCTGAAGAGGTTGCACCTGGAGCTGCCCACACTG ATTTCTGacccagatgaggcctcacccaGAAGTTCCCAAGAG CTCTCACTGCCTGGGACCCTGGGTGAGGATGCGCCACCGGCTGACCAAA AAGATTGCTCTGAAGATCGGGATCGGCAGTTCAGTTCTCTGGAAAGCATTCAGCACCTGCAGTCGTCAAAC GAGGGCGGCCCACCcaatggggagctggctgagaagGAGCGGCGGCGGATGAAGGACAGCTTTGAGCACTATCGGAG AAAGAGGGCATTGCGCAGGGTGCAGAAGGACAGACACCATGAAGTGGACTGGGAAAACACCACTGGTAGTGACAACACGGACACCGAAGGCTCCTAA
- the DNLZ gene encoding DNL-type zinc finger protein — protein sequence MLRAGRRLGQLGARLGSVRGWVPPPRPGALAAPRPRCPGPAWPRWLSSAPGPGGAVGRVETTHYGLVFTCQVCKTRSAKTISKLAYHNGVVIVTCPGCKNHHVIADNLGWFSDLEGKRNIEEILAAKAEKVRRVVGEDALELLLERTAETEEESGERSWESGDKGAS from the exons ATGCTGCGGGCCGGGCGGAGGCTGGGGCAGCTCGGTGCCCGTCTGGGCTCGGTGCGGGGATGGGTCccgccgccccggcccggggctctggcagctccccgcccccgctgTCCGGGCCCGGCTTGGCCTCGCTGGCTCAGCAGCGCACCCGGGCCGGGCGGCGCCGTGGGGCGGGTGGAGACCACGCACTACGGGCTGGTGTTCACCTGCCAG GTCTGCAAAACGCGATCAGCAAAAACAATTTCCAAGCTGGCATATCATAACGGAGTGGTGATAGTGACATGTCCTGGTTGCAAGAATCACCACGTCATAGCAGATAACCTGGGATGGTTTTCGGATTTGGAGGGGAAAAG GAACATAGAGGAAATCCTAGCAGCCAAAGCGGAGAAAGTGAGACGTGTGGTTGGCGAGGACGCCTTGGAATTGCTCCTGGAGAGGACTGCAGAGACGGAGGAAGAAAGTGGGGAAAGATCCTGGGAGTCTGGAGACAAGGGAGCAAGCTGA